Proteins encoded by one window of uncultured Draconibacterium sp.:
- a CDS encoding RagB/SusD family nutrient uptake outer membrane protein has product MKKNKFHILIVMALTFLAISCSEDFLDETPYSSYAPATLTDEAGIEAALKGLHYNFGRIWTWSDQQGWAGVWQDGTDVCSPGGVQGVEIPFFKYEDLNSENAAVKYMWEMCYLIINNANNAMVAIGEDGDPAKMAEARFFRGYCYNILATLYGDVPLLTEPTSSARTDLERTPVAQVNAQVVEDLKYAADNLPDITGTVSESRANKHMAMQSLGEVYLRLDQPDEAETVLTSIINSGLFSIVEERYGVAIDVNGDYFSDMFKFGNQRRSEGNTEAIWTFELEYNKGGISGGFTNAPQQRRNWVPAYHNVPGMTYVYDGVDESFVHPYGGRGNGRIRPSNWVKYELYEEGDIRNSENNITRTMYYNSPGYSATWGVDANGYRVDADSPDAVKVVEVQEGDTALIAASDTLEVAFPYTRKWDSFDPTDQWGWTNIKDFPIMRFGETYLLRAEARFKNGNAAGAADDINVLRDRAFKAARAESGNSDLGKVSSSDIDLDFILDERARELFAEENRRMTLMRTGTLVERAALNTESTIKGTISGISEINLLLPIPLSEIQRNKDVQWDQNPGYN; this is encoded by the coding sequence CTTTGAAAGGTTTGCATTATAATTTTGGTAGAATCTGGACCTGGTCTGACCAACAAGGTTGGGCTGGTGTTTGGCAAGACGGAACCGATGTATGTTCTCCCGGCGGCGTTCAAGGTGTTGAAATTCCGTTTTTTAAATACGAAGACCTGAACTCAGAGAATGCCGCAGTGAAGTACATGTGGGAAATGTGCTACCTGATCATCAACAATGCAAACAATGCAATGGTAGCAATCGGCGAAGATGGCGATCCGGCTAAAATGGCCGAAGCACGATTCTTCCGCGGATACTGTTATAACATTCTGGCAACGTTGTATGGCGATGTGCCATTGCTTACTGAGCCTACATCTTCTGCACGAACAGATTTGGAGCGTACACCTGTTGCACAGGTAAACGCGCAAGTTGTTGAGGATTTGAAATATGCAGCAGATAATTTGCCTGACATTACAGGTACAGTGAGCGAAAGCCGCGCCAACAAACACATGGCTATGCAAAGTCTGGGCGAAGTGTATTTGCGCCTGGATCAACCTGATGAAGCAGAAACTGTATTAACCAGCATTATCAATAGCGGACTTTTCTCAATTGTTGAGGAACGTTACGGTGTTGCTATCGATGTGAATGGCGACTACTTCAGCGACATGTTCAAATTCGGTAACCAGCGTCGTTCTGAAGGAAATACAGAAGCAATCTGGACTTTCGAACTCGAGTACAATAAAGGTGGAATTTCTGGTGGATTTACAAATGCTCCTCAGCAACGTCGTAACTGGGTACCGGCTTATCACAATGTTCCGGGAATGACTTACGTTTACGATGGTGTTGACGAAAGTTTTGTGCACCCGTACGGAGGTCGTGGTAACGGTCGTATACGACCTAGCAACTGGGTAAAATACGAGTTATACGAAGAGGGTGACATCCGTAATTCGGAAAACAACATAACACGAACAATGTATTACAATTCTCCCGGATATAGTGCAACATGGGGTGTTGATGCTAACGGATACAGAGTTGACGCAGATTCTCCGGATGCAGTTAAAGTAGTAGAAGTTCAGGAAGGTGATACTGCATTAATTGCAGCAAGCGATACGTTGGAAGTTGCATTCCCTTATACCCGTAAATGGGATTCATTCGATCCTACCGACCAGTGGGGATGGACAAACATTAAGGATTTCCCGATTATGCGTTTTGGCGAAACTTACCTGCTTCGTGCTGAGGCTCGTTTCAAAAACGGTAATGCCGCAGGCGCTGCCGACGACATCAACGTTTTGCGCGATCGTGCCTTTAAGGCCGCACGTGCAGAAAGTGGCAACAGCGACTTAGGAAAAGTATCGTCATCAGATATCGATCTCGACTTTATTTTGGATGAACGTGCCCGCGAATTGTTTGCTGAAGAAAACCGTCGTATGACATTAATGCGTACCGGAACTTTAGTTGAGCGCGCTGCACTTAACACCGAAAGTACCATTAAAGGTACAATCAGTGGTATTAGCGAGATTAACCTGTTGTTACCTATTCCGTTAAGCGAAATTCAGCGTAACAAAGATGTTCAGTGGGATCAAAACCCTGGATATAATTAG